A window of Xenopus laevis strain J_2021 chromosome 1L, Xenopus_laevis_v10.1, whole genome shotgun sequence genomic DNA:
TCAAAACAGTCATGTGCATCATGCGCTCCTTTCCCAATCCTTATGTTTTCGTTGTCATCGTCCATATCCTACTGTATTTCCCCCTCAGGAATTGGCAGAAGTATGGAGAGATTTGGATTTGATGTCCTGAATGCTTATAGCCTGATTAGCCAACCTATTCTGTGCCCAGTATTTAATTTGCTCACAGAATTCCACACCAGATTCATAGGATGTGTCATTTACAACTTTAGTTTTATCAAGAGAATAtgtaatctatctgcaatatctgaaatgggtacaTTGAGTGTACATATTTGGCTGCGATAGATGAGAATCCAGAGCAAACCACACGCAATTGCCTAAACGGTAAACAGAAACATCACCACTGGGAGTTGGTGTGCACCCATCGTTAAGCCAATGTTTCTTCTCTTCAGGTTCCACTTGGTCCTGAAGGGCTGATAAAACCtggttcttttacaacacatactttaaacattttattatacaatgcTGCCTGCTTCGCATTTACATCAACATGGGCATTACCTTGTGCTACAGGGTCAAAGAACCCGATATGGACTTTTTACATCATGACTGCAACCTGCTTTGGACacaggtgggatggatgacatcaaTTAGACATCCGTCGGTGATAAAGCCCATACATCACCTAGGCCAATTATAATTCAGGAGGTACGttcctccttagacatttcttttagTGACGGAAGATTTGCTGTATCTGGGGCattagtcatctcagacacttactgaGGTGGGACAGACACAAACACTGCATCCGGATACgggacccctacttgggctgggtcagcagggttaatgtcccaattcattttagctAACATTAGTTGGTAATCCGCtggaccacacacacacatgtttgaTTACGACTAACAtatcagtccaattagggttatGGGCACTACTAGTTTTCTTTTGACGAAAAATGAATCACTACAAGAGCCccacttatattattattattggccaTACTATTGGTTTAATTGTGCCTAATGGTGAGCGAGAGGACTGGATGAAAGGGAACAAAATTCTGTTTTTCACCCTTTGACACCTTCACACTGTTAACACCCTTATTAGCTGGTTTTATTTCAATAGTGCCTAACTGGTGTATAGCAGCAGCATGAATTTCATATAACAGGGTGggcatattcattttatatttcatatatttactcTGAACAATAACAGGTGATGtgaaatgaaaggggttgtttcTATATACCTATTACGGTTTTCAGCATTATAATATACCGTTGTTTGTCATTGTATGCAACTCATAGTCTTGGAATAATTGGGCGTTTAGCTGGATTGACAGATGCCATTGGCATATATTCACTGTTGCATTCATTATTCTGAATATTGTCTTGAGTTAAAGTTTTCCTCTGATGCCTTTTTTGCATCCAAAAACAGAATGTTAAAATGCAGCACAGAAATAGAAATACAGCAAGACCAGTCAATATCCATATATTAAATACTTGCATTACAGCGCACTGCTGTAAATCGTGGATGTAAACATACGtctcatttataataaaattttgaactggaggggaaaaaaaaatcaaaatcacacAAGTGTAATTATCGGTGTGCTTGACATCAAAATTGGAGAGAGTGAAGGAAATACTATTATTGGATGCAGCCCAGTTACATGTAGGGTTGTCATTCCAGGTATAAAAGGCAGTACTTTTCCCATCACTGTACACCATACACACTTCTTGTTTCGTATTGCCTTTCATCAAGGTTAGATTAAACTTAGAATCCACTGGAGGTACATGTTGGCAAAGAAGGTAAGGTCCACCATTTCGAGATGCAATAACTACTTTTGGGTAGCTCTTCGACAGCTGTGCATGCAGCACCAGCAAAATAAACAGAGGAAACGGAGGTAGATTTATATTCATAATATAGGTCTGGAACATCAGCTTGTGTCAGGTTGTATAGTGGATTAGTACGGGGTTGTGAAatgtcttgaaaaatccttctaagatttggTCCTGTGTATGTGTGCCCCCGCCTCAcccccctcttctctagtttttactgtacgggcggggtagagctaGGCTGCGGGGCTGAGAACTCTTTGTACcagcgctgctgttttcagcactgaaagatgaattgtctcttctcactattctctatGTTGCTAATTTAACCCTTCTGCTAGCAGCTTTCCATGATTAAATTGATAcatacaagtaaaacaaacatgacaTAAATGAGCTCATGACATTGACATGGACATTGACACAACCTCATCTCTGGTGGGATATATGCCTAATTTTCTTTTGATAACCCTTCGTCTGAACACTACTTAAACGATAACCTGCCTCAGCTATGATAAACACAAGACCACACACGCAGTCTGGGCAGGACATGAGGTCTGCTATAAAGGGGAAAGAGGAATGGGTATACCTAAATGTAGGACCAAAAAGGGACTAATCCTGTCTATTTCTTCAACTTCACACCAGTCTAAACCAGCTGCTGAATGACTGTCACACACCACAGGGGTTTGTCCGGTGGAGAGTACTCTGTTTCTTATATCAATCAGTCTATGTCCCAGATCCTACGGACTCACAGGGAAATGGGCGTTAAGGCGATATACTATAAAGCCCGTAAAACCTGGGAGGATTGGTCCTAAACCTAGTCCACTAGCTGGATAACCCCCTGAGGTGACCTTTGTTAATCTCCACCCCACAGGAGTGATTGCGAACAGTAAACCACAAACACAATTAGGACATGACATGGGTCCTCCTGTTGATATTACAATTACATACACCCAACACACCAAGACACTGATAACCTCAGTACTGGTGGATCTCTTGACTGCCCTCAAAACTAGTCAACAGGGAACCTTATTCCCACGTCTGGGAGATACCGTACGTACACAATATATAGAATCGGTCGACACTACCGACTCGAACGGCTTGTGTCACCGAGATAGGTACTACCGACTTGAACGGCTTGCACCACTGAGATAAGCACTACCGACTCTAACGGCTTGTGCTACTGAGATAAGCACTACCGACTCTAACGGCTTGTGCTACTGAAATAAGCACTACCGACTCTAACGGCTTGTGCTACTGAGATAAGCACTACCGACTCTAACGGCTTGTGCTACTGAAACAAATTAACCTATGTGCGTCCGATGGTTCCCTATTACTCAGATCCCTTTTGGTTACTTATGCCCCCATCCACCAGTAAGGAGTCAACGGACAACAAAACATAAACCGGGCACAGATACTCTTATACAGGTCAGGTAAATGGCACCAGGCAAGATGTTACCTGTCTTTGCTGACTACCATAAGTCGATATTGACAACAAACACCCTCAGTAGTAGGTATAGGTATGACACAGGCAAGAAACTAATAACATAGGTCTTACctgtgtcccggaggtgatcagtctccgtccttTCCTCTACTGGGCGTCCGTCGTCCGTGGCATCGGCTAGTGGTCAGCCAGAACCTggtgccccacgttgggcgccaaaaatgTTAAGGACAGAAGTATGTCCTAAGAGTATCTGACCCTTCCAAATTATATGATAAGTAAATCCAACCGGCTGGCAGAAAGAAAATGACACTGACACATCTGTTCAGTATGCAAATGTTTCTCACTCTGTCtttatttcaaagtacaaaaggTTATAAAGGCAAATCGGAGGTTTGACACCCCCCTAAGCTTGCGGTTAAGCTATATAGCTTCAAATGGAAAATTACAGACTACGAAAGTCTAGGTTATATATCTTCAAATGGAAAACAACAAGGTATAAAGTCTCTTATGCGGTTTAATTCAGCAGTCGTCTtcaggaaacaggtgcagagtggcATAACCACAAACATATGTGACCTCCTTAGCACAAGCCTGTTTCTATGAAGAGGTTCCTCTTGGTTACGGCCTAGCGAGATATCTGGGTTATAGAGACATCTGAGCaggaaatatgttttgcaaaatagCTTGTGCAAGGAAATATATCAGATATGCAAGCAGTAtggcagtaaaatagactttttaaatgatagtaaacagaatagactgaccagtccaccacaGATGTCTCGTCCTTCCTAGAAATACCTTTAACTCATTAATGGGATGCACAAATGTGGGTGGAAAGAAAGTTTATAACACAAAAGATAAAGAAGCCACAGGAAAATGTATGGGATAGTAAGAAAAGTAATGGGATGCACAAATGTGGAAAGAAAGCTTGTAACACAAAAGATAAAGAAGCCACAGTAAAATTTATGGGAGAGTAAGAAAAGTAATGGGATGCACAAATGTGGAAAGAAAGCTTGTAAAGGTGTTAAATAAACATTggcatgtaataaaagctgatccGGTGATAGGAGGACTGTAGACCCAAAATAGTATATAGAAaagcaaaaaacattaaaacattgatTGAACAATGTCATTACCGTCATATATGGACATGAAATCAGATATAATTAAGCTTAAACTGCAAATTGACGATCTACAGGAGAAACTAGAGGACCAGGAGAATCGATCCAGGAGAGAAAATATTCGAATAAGAGGCCTTTCAGAAACCTACAAAAACCTGGAAAAAGAAGTTGGGGCACTACTAACAACTCTAGCCCCGCAACTACCTCTAGCCTAACTAGACCGCTCTCTTTAAACAATTCAACGAAGACACACATTCAAGCTGGCCCTAACTATACTCCAGTCTTATAACATTAAATACCATTGGTCATTCCCTTTACTTCTGAACTTTACACATAATGGCAGGCAGTACTCTCCCGCATCGGTGGGAGACACCATGGAAACTCTACCTTGCAGAACCAGCCCCAAAATCACCACAGACATCGCAAAGTCCACCTCGTTAACCCACTTTATCACAATCTGGGCCAAGGCACAGCAGAACCCCTGAGGTAAAGAGAGATCCTCAACACAACCTCCTGATGAAAGATCAAACACATGAACACTTAAGCATTTAAGGGAAATATAAAACCCATGTAAATATACTTTTAGTACCAGTGTGTTGGCATAGCTGCCCCCAACCAATTGCCAATTACCTTAAAGTTTATTCTACCTATTTTAAGGAATAAAGAGTATGTTATTCCAACCTGGACCAAAACGGCCAGGGAAGTTACTTACATTTCGAAATCAACCGTCAAGGCcagaattgttgttttttaagttttagattataataagatgtttttttatgttctttCCGGGTGCCTCCTACTATAAGGTTTATAAAGTCTCGGAAGGTATAAGGAAATGCAGACCAGAAGGGTTCAAACTGACAACATACCAGAAAGGAAAGATACTTTACTGTAAATTACTTACTGTTACAAAAATCAATGCTATTATCAAATGATTCCTGACAAATTGAAACTCATTTCTCATAATGTCCAGGGCTTTAATTCCCCTAACAAGAGGACAAAGGCATTTCGATACTATAGATCACTACATGCAGATATCCTCCTgttacaggaaacacatttttcGGCCACATCATGCCCTAATTATCTATCAGCAGCCTACCCCTCGTTCTATTTAACTACGAGTCCTAACAAAATCAGAGGAGTTGCAATATGCCTATGAAAATGCCTGCCACTGACTATACAAGAAGGGAGGTATTTAATATTAATAGGTGACCTCCAGGATAGGTGCATTACAACAGTAAATTCTGGTCAAATGATGTTTTTATTGCAGCTCCTTCAATTGATCCAAAAACATAGGGAAGGGGACCTACTTATGGCAGGAGACACAAACCTAAGCCTAGACCCGGGAATGGATCGGTCCACTCCTCCTAAGCCTTACATTAACATTGACACCACCACTCGAAAAGATATAGCCTCTTTGAAAAAGCATTCGCCTCCATACAGCTTATTGATGCCTGGTGGGAGCTGAACCCCAGGAACAGAAACTACACCTTCTGCTCTAACCCTCATAATACTGTACATACTCTCGAATTGACCATATATGGATTCCTCAAACACTAACAGTAAAAGCTATTTCAGCTAAAATACACACAACTGCATGGTCGGACCACTCACCAATATCACTGACcttacaggatatatatataagacTCACCCACATCAGAAAGTGGAAGCTAAatggcacatttttaaaaatccagcaGACCCAACAGGAAATTCAAACTCACTTGACCCAGTACTTTCAAGAGAACGTCATTAGTGTAAATTCATTCATTA
This region includes:
- the LOC121403689 gene encoding inducible T-cell costimulator-like, giving the protein MFQTYIMNINLPPFPLFILLVLHAQLSKSYPKVVIASRNGGPYLLCQHVPPVDSKFNLTLMKGNTKQEVCMVYSDGKSTAFYTWNDNPTCNWAASNNSISFTLSNFDVKHTDNYTCVILIFFSPPVQNFIINETYVYIHDLQQCAVMQVFNIWILTGLAVFLFLCCILTFCFWMQKRHQRKTLTQDNIQNNECNSEYMPMASVNPAKRPIIPRL